ctacaatatctgtcgaacgcactttctggagaagaacagataactggtggtaaaactcatccttgattgcatccaggctgaaatctgtcggggcataggcggagatgacgaaaagatatcgtttctcacgccgatttcttctcactttggtggaactctctaatctaacagcacataaacgactgttaatggggatccaatcgattagtgctgcctcagccctagtgcttagtgcgacaccaacgccagcaagaccagacgaagatgccacagggtccccggataagcgcacgtaaaacaagcttttcgaagcgacagatgaaaagcgaatttgtagtacttcaccagagtcttgaatacgggtctcggatagacagcagatatcgatattaagactttccaaagacatagccagccctatctgttgttcaACCTgtataagtgtgcgaacgttgaaggcagccagtttgaatggtgcacgtggtttcagaaaaactgcttcactactcatattcagtggtaacatacaatttccAACCAGCCAATGACTCGAGAACgcttagatacagtcgaatttccaccaaagacgagccgctgtgtaaatataaaagagggtgaataatgtggtaaataataataacaatttgattgttagttgaagcaagtaaagtagtttccataattataggcagttcatcatatttgtgtgtgggctgtgatactgcccgggtgcccagaccgaagcaggaaTATATGTGTACAGGATAAACTCACGTAGGCGCTCGTTAAAAGTTTATACATGTTAGTATGTAATTAGACCAGATTAACAAAGATTAATGCAGAGTAATAATAATCCGTGTTTCGTGCCCAGAATTTGAGTAAACTATTTCGATTACGATTATTCAATAAGCTTGACGTTACATGTAGTTAGAGAAATACAAATTAACCAGTTATTTAAACGGAAAAGGTGCAAGGATGACCATTATGTCATCAATCCATGACGTCAGTGACTCATCATTACAGCCGTGTAAGAAGGTACAGGGTTTCCAACTAGGGTTACagacaacttggaccaatggTAGGAAACTTTAGATAATTCTTCAAATTGAATACAATGGTAAAGATATATCCTCTAACGCTCGAATATCATTTAATTCGATAAACTCATCCCCCGTTATTTGTTCTTTCGGCTTTCCCCATTCTCATTGCTCATGCTTATCCTTGTTGATTTCCGCTGTTCTGTGGGAAAACTTAGACAGATAAATATTAACTTTAAGTCCCAACTTATTTTCGTTTGACTTTCATCATCCATTCTAGTGAACAAAAGACATACATGTTTGATACAAAAAGTGGATGACGTTTCTCTACAAATAAATTAGTCACAGAGTGCCTGACTTCCGTACTAACTTTGGTGTAAACAGTCGATATGGGAAATTCGTGAACACTTCTGCGAATGACCCAAAACAACCACACTGACTCAATAAGGACTGAGAAAATAACTACTTTCAAAGCATTATATTGAATATCCGGAATACTCCTTAATTTAAACGATGTTTCCCACATTTGGAAAGACGAACAAAAATCTACAACTGATTTAATCACTCATAAAGATCACTGTTCAAAGTAAGCTTGAGGTAATGTTACATGGTGAAGAATTTTCATCGCAAGTAACAAAGTAGCGTGTAACCAAAGACTTTGGGGGCTATCATGATATAAATACCGATCTTCTTGGTAGCAATCTTGGATCGTTGGCAAAAGAAACTCCTGTAATACAGCTATTGCACAAGGGATAATCTCTGTTGAGAAACTTCAGGTCGCAAATGTGTCATTTCCTTTTGAAACAGCACACCGAGGCATGTACTGCTTCTATACTCTTAATCCTTGTTTTAGGTTAAAACCCCGCACTACCAATTTCGTCAGCTAGGCATTATCACCCACCTCGTGTGACTCAACACTAATTACATAAATATGCACTTCCCAAATGAGTGGGACTACTAATAACTTATTACTAGGAATCTCATCACTAGAAAGCACTTTTTCAACCCAACGTTCAGTGCTAGCTTGTGAGCAGAATTACCACTTCAAATAATTCGTACTCTTCTGGGACTTTATAGATCGTATATACACTACGTCATATCATTAGAATATTTGCGCTAGACCTAATATTTTACTTGTCAAGTGCAGTCACAGTAACTTTAAATTCCCTATCAATCCATTCGCAAGTCTATTAGAATAAAATAAGCCTGATCATTAGTCATCTCGAAGACCTATGAACATAACGGAAGGATTAGCCTGTAAGCCCTGGCTTTTCGCGAAATTGGAAAAATTATACACTATGGAGGAATGGAGTCTATTCATAAAAATTCCTACAAGTGGCCACTCAAATTACAGAACACGAGTAGTGTGATTTGTTTGCAGTACGCTTTCATGTAGTGCAGTGCAGTACACTGATTGCACCGataatttaacaaaatacaTGCAGAATTTAATTCGTTCTGAAGGATAGATACAAGTAATAACCCTGGCTTgtcatttttcaaattatttggtCCAACTCTTTCGTATAGTCAAGCATTACTCGTGTTACGTGGGCAGATGGGATGGCATCGTCCGCCCGTTTCTTATGTTTTGGGAAATGAAAAGTATCATCCACTAAATTCCATTTTCTCTAAAAAATGTTTAGAAGTGTCAAAACACATACCTTCTCAgcaaataattttgtttcattGTTTGAACTAAAAAACAACATAGGAGTAGCATCTTTGAGTGACAACGTTTCATACGCATGCTCTATGCAAGAGGCGACTTCTTCTCTAAGAAAAACGTAAATTGGTGTCTACATTTTACCTGGTTGCGTTCAAAAATATATCGATGAAGAAATCGTATCTCTTGGACGGCACGTTACCTTTGGACAGGAAGACCTTGTGAAAGTTGCCTTCCATCAAATACTGCTCCATAGAGACTGGGTGATTGATATATACACTGGaagtgatttcttcaattgtaagcCGTTCTAATTCCTATATCTGGGTAAGCAATTAATATGCTTCTTACAACGTGGAAATCAGCTAGTCTACGCTGCGACAACAAAAACAGCAGATTTAGCCCAAGAAGTTCATACTTATAAGGCGAATCTGGGAGATTTCCTCTAAAATAAAGATCATAAGACATACATTAACGGACCCACTTATAGTCATAGTAGTAGCATTTTAACTGGGACATATAATGTTCGAAAGCAGGAATATCTTGTTTCTCGGAACACAACATAGCTGCTATTTCCAGTGTACTTCCTTAATATATAAACTAGTCAAGAAAATCAACATACTGGCAACAAGAAGCTCACGTCGAGAAGCTTCTGATTCATTTTTCGGAAGGAATGCACATCTAGTTAATCCAGACTAATACTGTCAAACAAAGGTATACCACTTACTGTTATTTCTTCGACTTTCTTTAGGCAATCTTCAACATCGTGATTTTTCTTGTTCCACTCATTATCAAGATTCTGGAGTTTGCGACACAAATCCTCCGTCGTCTGAATCATAGCCCGCCTGTGTTGAACTTGTTGCGGTCACATCCAATAATCAATATATCAAGGATATTTGTCACGAATGGTCCAAATGGTTCTAGACGGATTATAAGAGGCTTTTGCTCAACAGCGTTACGAAATTGCATGAACCCATTGATTTCCTTGTGCTCGCTTCCTGTTGCCTCGGTACGGTTCCATATGTATGGATATGCATAATGGGTGATGGGTCAGCAACTCACCTGCACTAAATCAAATCCATATGGTACATTACCTGTGAATTTACTTATCTTATAGTTTGATTATGCTTGTCTCAGGGAAGTAGGCTTTCTGGATACCCAAAAGCTGTCACATCACGAGGCAGGAGGTTAGTAAATCGCAAcgtgaaaaataataaagtgataATTTGAGTGCGAAGAGatgattgtttaaaaaatataaataaattaactacTTAATTACAATGCAGACGACGTGAGAAGGCGGAATTAAAGGAATGGGGGATTTCCGCATCCATCAGCAGTACATCACCGATTCCTCCAGGTAAGGACCTAGTTATGTGAAACTAGccagggagaaacactggaaaaTTATAATGACATACTGCTGTTAAGAATATGTCAATTTTCCTTCCAAAGGCCTTCTTGTAAGTCTCTTGGTCTACAGGCAACAGCGGATTCCCGAGGGTAATTACCCGTGAAGGATAGGTGTGCCTACAGTCCTTTCTGCTATTGTTTGTAATTTCTGGATATTGACTTTAAGGTTAATGCTGGTACTGGGCTTTATTGAATACTTAAAAGGGTGCTCAGGAATGTTTTGTGTTTTGAACTATCAGGAGTTTACATATAAATCCGATGCTCTAATTCTCAAAGATCTAGTGACTCGAGGCGCTGTCCGTAAAGTCTAAATTTCAGTCGTCGGACTGATTTAATTGGTCACGTTTAGATACGTTTCAGTGCATTCTTTGCATTTCTGAAGGAGTTAGGCGACTctatatttttgtaaataaaatggaGCCGAATAGAACTTCTGAAAGTCAAATGAAACTTCTTGCTGCCAAGCTTGTCAAAGATGCCATTTCACGTAACGAGTGCAGGATGTTCTCACAAAGCGTGTTTGTCATATTTAGCTTAGGTTTCAGATCATAGCCTACTAAGACCTACATCATTTTCAACTTGAGACACAACTGAGAAGTGTCATAGTTGTATGTTCATTTCTTAATATGTCTCCGTTGAGCATACTTTACACTTAAAATGTTGAAAGTGAGTTCAGGTTCACCCAACTTTTATGTCGTGTAGAATTCTCTGTGTCTGCAGTAATCAATTTTCTTGAGAAGTTGTTGCAGGGATGAAAACCGTTTCATGGAAAACAAACAATCGCGAAGATCGTCGCATACTAAAGGACTGGTAACATTTGAGGGAAATAAGTGTAACGGGTAGGTAGCATAAAGTTTGATTAAGCCGGACTTCCTTGAACTTTCGTgttatgttcgccggctaccaGTTTTCGGTGACAGCGTCATGGGTTGCGGAGTTCGAGGACATTAAAATAAACGGTGTCATCAAGATTGAAGTCCCTCTCTCAGTAAAGCAGACCAAAACAAATTATTCAGGAAAAGTCTTCTTGATCAGAATCTACAACAGCTGATACACCACTGAGGTGCTCTTGTTTACTTCCAAGACTCCAGGTGCGTTTCAGATAAGGCTCTCGTCGATGCGGGTTGTATATGATGGTTGGAATGTTTGAAAATAATGTTTTCTCAAGAGTTCTGAAGAACGCGATTCTCAGGTTGGAGAAAAATTCGTCGATCAGCTTGGTCTCATACCGAATCCTATCTTATCATTGCCCCTCTCTTTCCGGGTTCCATTGTTGTTCGAACTGCCTATAAGTGCTTTTGttgtgacctacttttatcaagagaacaattattattataaccaactgtaccaatgattgttttactgtgcccGTTTGTTTAACTatgctaaagacagccatattatTACTACTcgattgattgtgaccttgGACAGGTTCCGTTACGCTcggtaaccacacttgtactcctgttggcacgatctcggtaacctttcgataccacgagatcgccaacaaatacatttcgactacagccatcaactgccttgtgatatttggcttacgggggattttttcggttaactggcacgtagtcttatTCTAGTGGtattcatagtcaaccgcgactcgactccACGACACACTGTGATCACTAGCTCATTTGTTTTTCAGTCGATATCATTTTCCACATTTAAGCAGTGAAAGTGAGCTACTTTACATAACTGTAGGTCGCTTCAAACTCTTAATGACATTTTGTTGTAGCGAATCCTTTGTAACCCGTAAGATCCTGTGTAAGAAATTTCAGCAAGCACCCCTATCAAGTTAAGATTGGTCTTGTCAGTTCATTTTCTGTATAACTTTCGCTATAGTTGACGCAACCAGTTGTCTGAAGTTCTAACGCATATCCCCTTAAGGATATCTTAGCCGAGTTTTGGTAGTGAAATTGAAGGCTTTGACTGCATTTGTTTCTTCCATATGAACCAAGAGGGAGATAGGTTTTCAATTAAGAATTCCCTTATAACAGTGTATGGATGTTTTTCTGCTAGGTTTTTGACTTCAAAATCTTGAATAATTCCAGTCCTTTGGTGAGTTTGGAGAACGTAGCTCCAGTATACGTCTGTCGTATTCGGTGTAACCATAGTGTCTTCTAAATAGGATAGAAAATGGACATATTGAATTGTTAGACCATCTTAACGAGAACCACATTGATGCATCAAGTTTTGTAAACTCTTGTTTACACTTGATGCACAGCCAAAAGGACTCTTAGAGAGCTGCTCTACCTCTCATCCCAGTTTTGCTGTCATTACAGAGCCAAAGTATGCGATGTATTGCCAGCCTTTGATGAATGATTCGGAAAAATCACTGTTAATCAGATAGTCTTATCAACTGAGTGCGAACGACATAACTCAGGCCACGCAGCTCAATTGTCTTATTCCGTAAACTGGAATCTTTCGCATTTATGATTTCGGTCTAAAATCCGTGTGTATCACCACCTATTTTATCTGAGAGGGCCGTATATGAATGGAGAGGAAGCCTGCTCTGGGATGTTTACGATGAAACTACACTTCGAACATAGTATATTAAGAAGTATCTTTACAGCCCCCTTTGTGTTGTAGGAATTGACTGGCCGTTAGGGAATCCTGGACGACATCAGTGCCAGTGGACGATACACGAATGAGTCTTAGATTATACGAGTGTTTATTATCCTTCCCTCGAATAAGCCCTCTAACCTTCGATGGTCCTATTTTGTGAAGCTTGAGACCCCTCTTTGGATCTTATCAGACCATCTTATCGTTTTTGTcttgagaaaaaaaagaagaccaGAGAGGTCTTTACGGTTCATAATTATCAAGGAGTCATTATGGCTTCTGTTCGTTTTCTCAGGTTTTTGATGTGTGAAGCTTGGTGTCATTTTTCATTAATCTCTGCACTGCGATCCGGAACGCTGTATTTTTGCTTATGGGATGGGCAACATTGCGAGTAGATTGTACGAGTGATTTCCTTTAGACGGTTGGACTGTTGAGCGTTTTTGACGGTGATCTTCCATCTGTTTAAGAATCTGTGATACCTTTGGCGTTGAGCCCTACTCAGTCTGGTGCATCGTACAAACGAACGTGAATCTGTTTCCCTGTTGGCattatatttatacattttcaCACAGCTTGATAGTATTCTCATATTTCTGTACTTCATTCGTAATATATCTGAAGATAAACCTATAGGTTTAAATGTCAAGGGGGGGTTAGTGATGACATCGATTTTAATGATGTCGCTGCAAATTATTTGGATTTATACTTTGACCAGGTTAACTTCGAATAGAAGATCGTACTTTTAATAACAGTGTGTTTTCAAATAACCATATGTTGCATAAAGCAGGGGCACGTAGGATACATTTTTATACATTAGAATACTAACTTTAGTACGACTCTACTGTTAAACATAAGAGTTGGAGCGCTTTGTGGAGGTTGCATTGCAATAAGCCATTGGTAGTCGAGCCTGAATATCACTCAAGTCCAGAGCTGTTTGTAATAAGAACTAATGCGCTAAACGAATAACCAGTCAGTCAAAAACGTCAACTTAACGTAATATTTTGTGTTTCTTGATACCCGGATCAACTCCTAATCTTTCATGTGACTCGTTTCCAGTCCATTTCATATCCTAGGATTTTGACAGCATGCTTTGAAAATACAAGTAATCCTACAGTCGTGATGTGTGATTTTGCTGGTTGCACGTTGTTTATTTCTGCTTGCTTCATGGAGTTAAAGATACTTACCAGTTGGGGGTAAGTGTCGATCATCTGTTCTATTTTGATTGGGGATAACACATAACCAGAATATGATAATCCACAAAAAATAATCTAGTATTTCTTCCCCTAACTTCCATTGACTTGCGTCGGCGAGTGAGTTATGGCATTTTAGTATAATTATGTCAATTAATGACACTGGTATGTCTGTAACAACAAAGATCCAGTGGATGGACTAGCGTAAACCCACGTATATGGCGATCGGCTTCCCATTGTCCGTCTGTAAGTTGAAACCCGGTTCTTACAGACGGTCACTAGTGATTGCGGGAAGAACGCTTACCTATGGGCCGGTGTGAACGAGATAGAGAACCTTCCTCATCACACCACAATGATACTAACACCAACCAGAATCATCTATCTGTTATTGTCCAGTGACAGTTTGATTTCGTGAAGGGCTTCCTCGAAGAGTTTGGGGTGAGAATATTACAAAGACCTGCAGTGCTGTTTCGTTCCGTTCGAGGCTTCTGTTTGACAGAACGAAGTTCAATGTTGAAGATTCTGTTGACATCCAGAATCCAATCGGCAGATGCTCCCAGTCTGCTTACAGCGTCATTTTGCAATGAGATAAGAAAAACTTGAGCTTGTTGGTGAGTGCTGGGTAAGAAGAACTGTGTAAAGAGGCTCTGATAAAAGGTTCATTAGCCAATGACCTCCCGCAAACGCGGTTGTAGCTGAGTCGTGTCACGTTACGATGTTGCGATAGAGCTGATCTACCAATTGTTGATAGATTATCTCTCCACATTTAAGAGAGTCTTTTTAAGATGTTTTAATGTTCAGGAAAATCACaacaaacatactaggtgtgacGTTGCTATTAAAATCGTTCGGTAGCGCCTTCACTAATGCGAGGAATTGTGCCCGTGGGTCTGTCACACTGTGTTTGTGGAAGTCACCTTACACGTTGCAGAATAAGGCTGCTATATTGTCGAGCTAGAATGGAATAAGTTGAAAGATGGGGATGGCGTAAGAGTCTTAATGTTTAACGTTTTGGATGACTGTTGCGTCATAATGAGgttagcttcaatcgactcatgatttcaacctgtgatatATAAATGGCTTAAAAAGTTATAGAAAACAATGATAAAATCTTGGTATgtagaaataaaaatgaaaatgtgtGCATAACGCTGCAACAGAGAAAAGATTCACAGTTTGTCGTTCGATGTACCAGGTCACTTCGGGCTCACTACTGAAGATGTTACAAGTATTCtgagtttgacaacgcctttaCACGCAAAACCTCTGTGATCGGAGGATACCAGTCAGGTTAGATCGGAAGTCAGGGATCAATGACCCGGAAGATGTTTTTGAGAGGCTATCGATGTGTTGAGAAAAGTCTAGTCCATACTGGCTGGTAATCACACAGGATGTATAGCACGACGTACCCACATGTGATACGGTGTAGATGGTTGATCGAGCACATTCAGCCAGTTTGTCCAGTATAACATATGAGATCAACCAAAATTCGGAAAACTTACAGGAACATTTATTTTTAGAGTTTATTTACGGCGACAATGAAGCCTACCTGATTATGGTCCACATAATTATCGTAAATAGCGGTTAGAGGATTTGAACCACTTGACTCATAATCGTTTGCTGTGGCGCAGATGCACTGGTATTTTGCCTTTCAATGAACCTTGCTATTCTTAATTCCCCATAACCactttctaatttatttatgttttctgAAATCGTATCGTCGATACCTGATCTGCTCAGTCACCACTCATACTGTTGCTACTTCTACTATCCCATGGTTCCGTTCGAAAATTTTATCCCTTTGTGCTCATAAGGTATGGCAATTTGAACTGACGCACATACTTACGAGTCTCTATGGTGCAACTTGATGACTGACTGAACCAATGACAATGTTCCACTCGTGTTACTCTGAATTCTCAGTGCGGTAAACCTGGATGTTGGATGCACCATAGGATAACTCGCTCACGACTCGATACTTCGACCCCCATGCGAAATTCGTggattattcatttttttaaaaataaatgtcgATTCGAACTCCTACGAGGACAGGCTTGCAAACACGATGCGTTTGGTTATGGCCGTTTTCTTTTGAGTACAGCTAACTAATGTCTTTATCCAATCTGTCTTACGATTCAGTATACACGTTTTCGTGCGTGTAATCTCATTACACTGACCACTGGCAGCTGCACACTAATGACCATACAAAGTTCTTCATCGTTGTTCAAAGTGTTATACCACTGGTAAAAGTGGACCTAAAGACATCAGCTTCCACTGGTTGAGTGCCGCTTTCACAAAACGTAACCACTTCTCCATCTAATTTTCCTTCAAACAATTGAATAATACAATATCCGCAAATAAGACAACTCTTGTTTACTAGAAGTGTTGCATCTAAAGTTTGCTCCTATCGTTGTTGAAACACGGTTGATTGATGCTCTCGTAACTTATTACCCAAGTAACTAGAAAACCAATTTTTGATTCAGGCACATTGCGAGTAGTCAGCTGCGGAAGATGGTTACATTACTAGTTGTTGAAGTTTTAATCACAAATCATCTATTTTTTTGATTTTGAGAGAAcaatttctaaaatatttaacCAAAAATGTGCGACCCCAAAAATGTTCAAAGTTAAAATTGTAAACAAGTGCAAAGTTCCAGTAAAAACAATTTAATTCAGAACCTTCTTAAAATAATGGTATTCATGATAACAGTTAATACTCGGTTAAATTCTTTGAGTTCCTTCTTTAACAAACAATCGCGACGAAATTTTGTTAGTATCCGACAATCAACCTAAAACGATGCCCTTTTAAATAACTGCGTGCTTCCGAAAAGGACTGAACTACCACTGAATGAAGGGCATTTTCTCAGTATATCAGTATTTGTGTTTTTTACTATAATTTGAAGCTAACTAGTTGCATTCTCAACCTTTATTGTATCGAAAAAATAGTAATAGAAACTTACTTATCTTAAATTAACTCACATTTATTTTTACTGAAAAGTGAAACAAAAaccaaattattattcatatgcCTAAGTAcatgtatttatttgttttaccaAACACCCCAACAAACAACCTTCCAATGTGTAATTCTTGTTTTTGATGTCCCATGATATTTATACACGTATATACCGATTATGTCTCATCATTTGCTTGTTTACGCAAGCACAGGTGTATTTTGACATGTGTTTATGTTTTCAGTTCTTTATTTTTTCAAATGACTGTGCATTTATTTATTAGTATGTAGTCATGTCTCCTTGGTGTAGAAAAAGAAGACCAGATACGGCAAGCCATTAAGGAGTGTTTGCCAACGGCTAGCACTTATTGACAGCCTTTAGTTGCCGTACAACTGTGTTGAATTTGTTGTTTGGCTCCGTAATATCACATTCGGTTGGTGTCATTTACTATATTTTGAAAGTATTAGGATTCAGTGATTTCACTATCGTCGGAAAAGATAATTTGTAAGTTACATTAATATAGTAACCTAGGTACCTCCAGCAAGCACTATTTCCGTTCACATTAGTGATAATTGGTTTGTCATTGTCCTTTGTTTATGTGCAACAAGGAACTACAATGTCTGCGTACGTGAAATAAGATTAATCTTAATACTCAAAAACCCAGTATATTAAACCTTATAATGCAGCTTGTTAAAGTCATTGACGACAGTCTTTATGAGAACGTTATGGTTCCTCAAGGCACACCATCCATTTCTGGTCATGTTTATTAAATACTGAGGTATGGATAATCTTTTTTGAAGCCAAAGTGGTCTTGTGGAATCACGGAGATCCAGTTTTCAGTGCTATTAATTGAACTGAAGAGAATAGGAAAGAAAATAGAGGGCGATCTCAATAACAGTAAACTTGGAAGAATTATAAAGCACGTTCAGGACACCTTAGGGAAGATGTGTAAATCATTTGCTTAATATATGGTTTTCGCATTTAATGAAGGCACTCTGTAACTTctcattgataaataaattggtCTTGCGCACCTTGAGCCTATTTCACCATAAACCAAGTGTAAGGTAGTCGTACCAGTCAAAACAAACGTACTTGGGGAGTGTGGTTGAACACAAATGTATATATTATCCAGATTTAAAGGCGATATGATAATACATAAAACAGACGGTCATCGCGCACACTTTTACACTCGTACGTAAACAAATAAATCTGGTTTAACGTCTCTACGCTTTTCAAGTAAGTAACGGAAGCGTAGTCGCATTTATGCGACACTCGTTGTCCGTTCATACGAAGATAGGTTTTACGTATTTATGATTGGAATAGAATGAACTATTTGTCTATCACTGTGTGAAGTGTTTTAATGTATATGAGTATCCAAAACATTCTGAAAATGACTGGATGTCAAAGTCATTTTCATCAATGGGGATGCTTTGCCATTCAGCCGAAGTCTCAGGATATCATACCCTGCTTGTCACTCTTGATTCATGTATAAACATGCACTAAGGGAATCCTAACGAGTCATTTTGATGCTTAGTTCATAAGATATAGGGAGGAAACAGCTTTTATAGTTAATCTTCTGACAACCTGTACATTTAAACAGTGATAAGGCTTGTTCATATGGTAAAGAGGCATCCCTTCTATTTACTATTGTCTTCTATGTAGTGTCAAATATATGACTAAGGAACCAAGAGTCTCCTACCAGAACGAAACggacgttcagtgcttccagattttccatggtgatctagcttacatTGAATAGTGAATCTAATTATTAAAATTGCTACAATCCTCACAAAAACTCCATTCTGATCACAATTATTAATTTGTACATCGTTTATGATTTATTAAACGTATATTTAAAACTCATTTGTGGAGGTTCGGTTTTCGGTGTGACTATGAAAACTAGGATTCAGAGATATCCAACTGACGAGATTCAAACCGGAATAAACAGGTATTCGGGATTTCATTGCTAGTCAATATCATACTTAGCCTAAAGTTaactttatatttaaaaatgactTTAAACAAAGAAAACTCCAAAATTTTTGTAGGGCTTAAGCCAGACCATAATGTAAATTATTGTCACATCGAACAATCTAGAAAAAACTCTCATTTTAATGGTAATAAGCTACCACTAACTGATCATAATAAGAATTCCTGAAGTTTTAGTACGAAACTGTGGCCAGTCGATTCAAGCTGAGTATAGGACAGTAGTTTATAGATATTCAGTGAATACAACTTCGAATTGTTTATTAGTTAgaatagaaaattgtatttaataTATTCCAAATTACCGATTttaattcatcatatttgtcACAAGAATTGAGGGTATTAGGTTGTTTTGTGTGAAGTTATCTACATCGATTAGTGAAGTGTCACAAAATATGGTTATAAAGAAGGCACGaatcgagcgaagaaatttctttttcaattattttcccATCGTGGCTTCACactaatatatgtatatgaaatgatactcatcgagtggatacgttacatGAGAATTATATAATGACATTTCgattttaaattaacattgagtaattgaaagaaagaggattaatcataatcaaagtaattattcgaaaatcaagaagttgccacactacataatatatataaaaagaGAAGAAACAGAATATTTTGATGAGTGGTCAGTAGaatagtagttatgtaagaacCAAGAGACGAGTGTTGAGAATAAGCaaaatacaaatttcaaaaaaCGGAAGAAATACGAAAATAGTTTATCAAAGTTCTGCTACAAACGCCCCTATACCGATGGCCAAGTTAGCGAGAGTGTTTGTACAAgcttcttttggatgcaaagg
The genomic region above belongs to Schistosoma haematobium chromosome 2, whole genome shotgun sequence and contains:
- the PSMD8_1 gene encoding 26S proteasome non-ATPase regulatory subunit 8 (EggNog:ENOG410V6CZ~COG:O), which translates into the protein MIQTTEDLCRKLQNLDNEWNKKNHDVEDCLKKVEEITSGLTRCAFLPKNESEASRRELLVARSTLEIAAMLCSEKQDIPAFEHYMSQLKCYYYDYKWVR
- the PSMD8_1 gene encoding 26S proteasome non-ATPase regulatory subunit 8, variant 2 (EggNog:ENOG410V6CZ~COG:O) is translated as MIQTTEDLCRKLQNLDNEWNKKNHDVEDCLKKVEEITSGLTRCAFLPKNESEASRRELLVARSTLEIAAMLCSEKQDIPAFEHYMSQLKCYYYDYKGNLPDSPYKYELLGLNLLFLLSQRRLADFHVELERLTIEEITSSVYINHPVSMEQYLMEGNFHKVFLSKGNVPSKRYDFFIDIFLNATREEVASCIEHAYETLSLKDATPMLFFSSNNETKLFAEKRKWNLVDDTFHFPKHKKRADDAIPSAHVTRVMLDYTKELDQII